In Lentisphaera araneosa HTCC2155, a single window of DNA contains:
- a CDS encoding antitoxin Xre/MbcA/ParS toxin-binding domain-containing protein yields MSLDNHYLGDSSFEAYSKCFTKEWDNYNHKEDLLKLVNNNIDIARPIAYHFRDSYKKWMESQAPVLDMQTPLECMKTENGIKKLKTSLQRFPG; encoded by the coding sequence ATGTCATTAGATAATCATTACTTAGGCGACAGTTCATTCGAGGCATATTCAAAATGTTTCACTAAAGAATGGGATAATTACAACCATAAAGAAGATCTGTTAAAACTGGTTAATAATAACATTGATATTGCCAGACCAATAGCTTACCATTTCAGAGATTCATATAAAAAATGGATGGAAAGTCAAGCTCCTGTTTTAGATATGCAAACACCTCTTGAATGCATGAAAACTGAAAATGGCATCAAAAAATTAAAAACAAGTCTACAACGATTCCCCGGATAA